A single genomic interval of Halomonas sp. GT harbors:
- the cydC gene encoding thiol reductant ABC exporter subunit CydC, whose amino-acid sequence MKQFYLDMKPWLLIMLRRRQRFFIGALLALVTLLAGLALLGLSGWFITACALAGIALAAGLPVTLDIYVPGGGIRFFALLRTVSRYAERLYNHNTVLTLLADLRYRVFGDLTRLNEATLKRRRASEWLSRLTSDIDTLDNLYLRLLIPPLVGLLSILVVSGFIAIWVPVLGGLIAAVLSVLWFVVTLGYAWLGFGNSHQQVSDQEELRRLVLDQVQASAELMSYQTNPWYRTRINQHEDQALSNQRQLAYKSAIGNALVLAVTGMLLVGVLWLGSFIVEAGHVSGPIIVMAVIAVLGINEVFTTLPNAFLKVGASYGAARRLNALSSIITEAPSLALPNASRGHPVAFNKVSFRYPDTAYSVLSDTTFTLPAGERAVVTGISGAGKSTLANLIVGRISPSEGQVYVASCAPSNVTVESRAKHFVLLTQQIDLFDGSLAANLRIANPEASDDQLWEALSQVALEDWVKEQPKQLETQVGEKGQQLSGGQARRVALARLFLRDPAVVLLDEPFAGVDMFTAMHIAKSLNHWLTGRTAIYFIHQVEYPSLLPGVNYHWRLAEGKLNTDTLDNVRNNLS is encoded by the coding sequence ATGAAGCAGTTTTATCTTGATATGAAGCCATGGCTGCTCATAATGCTGCGCCGTCGTCAGCGCTTTTTTATAGGTGCATTATTAGCGTTGGTAACGCTTTTGGCAGGTCTTGCACTGTTAGGGCTCTCTGGATGGTTTATTACCGCGTGTGCATTGGCTGGCATCGCGTTGGCGGCTGGGCTGCCCGTTACTTTGGATATTTATGTTCCTGGTGGCGGCATTCGCTTTTTTGCACTGCTGCGAACAGTGTCGCGCTACGCGGAGCGTCTTTATAACCACAATACCGTACTAACATTGTTAGCTGATTTGCGTTACCGCGTGTTTGGCGATTTAACAAGGTTGAATGAAGCAACCCTTAAGCGCCGCCGTGCTAGTGAATGGCTAAGTCGCTTAACGTCGGATATTGATACGCTTGACAACCTGTATCTGCGATTGCTTATCCCTCCGTTAGTTGGGCTGCTGAGCATCCTGGTTGTATCTGGCTTTATCGCTATTTGGGTGCCAGTGTTGGGTGGTTTGATAGCCGCTGTGTTGAGCGTACTATGGTTTGTGGTGACGCTTGGTTATGCGTGGTTGGGGTTTGGTAATAGCCACCAGCAAGTTAGCGACCAAGAAGAGTTACGCCGTCTAGTGCTTGATCAAGTACAAGCGTCGGCTGAGCTAATGAGTTACCAGACCAACCCTTGGTACCGTACACGGATTAATCAACACGAAGACCAAGCGCTAAGTAATCAGCGTCAGCTTGCTTATAAGTCGGCCATTGGCAATGCGTTAGTATTAGCGGTGACCGGTATGTTGTTGGTGGGCGTATTATGGCTGGGCAGCTTCATTGTAGAGGCTGGTCATGTGTCCGGGCCTATCATTGTTATGGCGGTTATCGCTGTGCTGGGTATAAATGAAGTATTCACTACGTTGCCTAACGCCTTTCTAAAAGTCGGTGCTAGCTATGGCGCTGCTCGGCGATTAAATGCACTGAGCAGCATAATAACTGAGGCGCCGTCGTTGGCCTTGCCTAATGCTTCTCGCGGGCATCCAGTGGCGTTTAATAAAGTTTCTTTTCGTTATCCCGACACAGCCTATTCGGTGCTGTCTGATACTACATTTACCTTGCCTGCCGGAGAGCGAGCAGTAGTGACAGGTATCTCAGGGGCGGGCAAGTCAACGTTGGCTAACCTTATTGTGGGTAGAATATCGCCTTCAGAGGGGCAGGTTTACGTTGCCAGCTGTGCGCCTTCTAACGTTACTGTGGAAAGCCGTGCCAAGCATTTTGTTTTGCTCACGCAGCAGATTGATCTTTTTGATGGATCGTTAGCGGCGAATCTTCGTATTGCGAACCCTGAGGCAAGCGATGACCAATTGTGGGAAGCACTCTCGCAAGTTGCTTTAGAGGATTGGGTAAAGGAGCAACCAAAGCAGCTTGAGACTCAAGTCGGTGAAAAGGGTCAGCAGCTCTCAGGCGGGCAAGCACGTAGAGTGGCATTGGCTCGCCTTTTCTTGCGTGATCCAGCAGTAGTGCTGTTAGACGAACCTTTTGCTGGTGTGGATATGTTCACCGCTATGCATATTGCTAAATCTCTGAACCATTGGCTCACTGGTCGAACAGCGATCTATTTTATTCACCAAGTAGAATATCCGTCGTTGCTGCCTGGTGTTAACTATCACTGGCGACTTGCTGAGGGGAAGTTAAATACGGATACTCTTGATAATGTTAGAAATAATTTATCCTAA
- a CDS encoding adenosine deaminase → MHEFLLQLPKVELHLHIEGSLEPELMFELAKRNGIELPYASVKEAKAAYEFDDLQGFLNLYYQGMNVLRTEQDFYDLAMDYFQRARGEGVVHIDMHFDPQAHLQRGIPLEVVMAGLLRAKEEAEAALDLSVGMIMAFLRDRPAEEALSVLENAAPYWKFLDAIGLDSAERDNPPAKFQALFARAKEIGLVRVAHAGEEGPAEYIAEALDLLDVQRIDHGVRCLESDTVVERLRERQIVLTVCPLSNISLKVIDDLRHHPLPQLLKENLKVTISSDDPAYFGGGLLTNHVACADAFGWDADVFRMLNRNAIEEAFVDEPRRQELLLRLEQA, encoded by the coding sequence ATGCATGAATTTCTTCTCCAGCTACCTAAGGTAGAGCTTCATTTGCATATCGAAGGCTCACTTGAGCCTGAGTTAATGTTTGAACTTGCCAAACGAAATGGTATTGAGCTTCCTTACGCTTCGGTCAAAGAGGCAAAAGCAGCTTATGAGTTTGATGACCTACAGGGATTCTTAAACCTTTATTACCAAGGCATGAATGTACTCCGCACAGAGCAGGATTTTTATGACTTGGCGATGGATTATTTCCAACGTGCTCGTGGTGAAGGGGTAGTGCATATTGATATGCATTTTGACCCTCAGGCCCATCTTCAGCGTGGCATTCCTCTTGAAGTTGTGATGGCGGGATTGCTTCGTGCGAAAGAAGAAGCAGAGGCAGCGCTTGATCTGTCTGTTGGTATGATTATGGCTTTTTTGCGTGATCGTCCGGCTGAAGAAGCGCTCAGCGTGCTTGAAAACGCTGCTCCATATTGGAAGTTTTTAGATGCTATTGGTTTAGACAGCGCAGAGCGTGACAACCCCCCGGCAAAGTTTCAGGCGCTTTTTGCGCGAGCTAAAGAGATTGGCTTAGTGCGTGTTGCCCATGCTGGAGAAGAAGGGCCTGCCGAATATATCGCTGAAGCTCTGGATCTTCTCGATGTTCAGCGAATTGACCATGGGGTTCGCTGTCTCGAAAGTGACACAGTGGTTGAGCGGCTTAGAGAGCGTCAAATTGTACTAACTGTTTGCCCTCTTTCTAATATCAGTTTAAAAGTGATTGATGATCTTCGACATCACCCTCTTCCTCAGTTGTTGAAAGAAAACCTCAAGGTGACGATTAGCTCTGACGATCCTGCTTATTTTGGAGGTGGGTTGCTGACAAATCATGTTGCTTGTGCTGACGCGTTTGGCTGGGATGCTGATGTATTTCGCATGCTAAATCGTAATGCAATCGAAGAAGCTTTTGTTGATGAGCCTCGTCGCCAAGAGCTTTTGCTGCGCCTTGAGCAAGCATGA
- a CDS encoding cytochrome-c peroxidase: MQSFKSPVYLAGAALLIASNMTLADDDMENYRLRFEPLPHLPPLPAENSQTDEKVELGNMLFFEPRISASGVISCATCHNPALGWSDRIPRAVGHNGQIGERNTPTVLNSGFLNAQFWDGREPDLEGQALGPIEADVEMAMQLDHALERLAEFELYQDKFAEAYPNQEDPINAENLGKALAVFQRTLNTPNAPFDRYLQGDMNAISEQAKNGMVAFVDNGCIACHRGPNLTDSQFHAIQVPGSTDLGRYIVTGEESDKYRFRTPTLRNVAVTYPYMNNGATQTLEEAVAVMGQEMLGREFDTTTIDEITAFLHTLTGEMPEFDVPALP, encoded by the coding sequence ATGCAATCGTTTAAGAGCCCAGTTTATTTAGCAGGAGCTGCATTACTGATAGCTTCAAATATGACGCTGGCCGATGATGATATGGAGAATTATCGCCTTCGTTTTGAACCACTGCCCCACCTGCCACCATTACCTGCTGAAAACTCTCAAACAGATGAGAAAGTAGAGCTAGGCAATATGCTATTTTTTGAACCACGCATTTCTGCAAGCGGAGTCATTAGCTGTGCCACCTGCCATAACCCTGCGCTAGGCTGGTCTGACCGCATCCCCAGGGCAGTGGGCCATAACGGACAAATTGGCGAACGCAACACACCGACTGTATTGAACAGCGGATTTTTAAATGCACAATTCTGGGATGGGCGCGAACCCGATCTCGAGGGACAAGCATTAGGACCCATCGAAGCCGATGTCGAAATGGCCATGCAGCTTGATCACGCGCTAGAACGGCTTGCGGAATTTGAGCTTTATCAAGATAAGTTCGCGGAGGCTTACCCAAACCAAGAAGATCCTATTAATGCAGAAAACCTTGGAAAAGCACTCGCCGTGTTTCAACGGACGCTTAATACCCCGAATGCGCCTTTTGACCGTTACTTACAAGGCGACATGAATGCCATTAGCGAGCAAGCAAAAAATGGAATGGTCGCGTTTGTCGATAATGGTTGTATTGCCTGCCACCGCGGCCCTAATTTAACCGATAGTCAATTTCATGCTATTCAGGTACCTGGCTCTACAGACCTGGGACGCTATATTGTCACCGGTGAAGAGAGTGATAAATACCGATTCCGTACACCCACCCTTCGCAATGTGGCTGTCACTTACCCCTATATGAATAACGGCGCAACACAAACACTAGAGGAAGCTGTCGCAGTCATGGGACAGGAGATGCTAGGGCGTGAATTTGATACCACAACGATAGATGAGATTACGGCTTTCTTGCACACGCTAACAGGTGAAATGCCTGAATTTGACGTTCCTGCGCTTCCTTAA